GAGGCTGGGTATTGAAAGGCAGATAATTGCCGGGGGCCGGGGGCAGAGCAATTCAATCGCCGCGGGTTGCTTCGGCGTCTGCAGTGGGGGACGCATAAACGCTCCAGGGACAGGGGATAAGCGAGGTGGCCAGGCCCGGTCCCATGCGGCGAAGGCGGTTGGACTCCATCAGAACACGCTGAGAAAAGCCACGGAGATCGTGGCCGCCGCCAGGAAGGAACCGCAGCGGTATGCTCATCTTGTCAGAGAGATGGACCTTACGGGAAAGGTTGAGCCCGTCTTTCAGAGATACATCCAGGAGAGGTCGAGGGCATCGGCAGGCAGCAATAAGCTCTGTCCTTCCCTCTCCCGCCTGCTTTCCGACCCGGAAAGCCCGGTCCCGGATTTCCTCTGCAGTGCCATGGCGCACATTCCCCCGGATCGCCAGGAGGATCTTACGAGGCGCTTTGCAGGCATCTTTCACCTTGTAAAGCGCGGCGATCTCGATCGAGGGATGAAAAACAGTTCGTGCAGCCGCGGAGCTGTGAGGTCTTCGGAAGATGAGATCTTTCGGGTGCTTCGTGACACGCTTGAAAAGACGGAGACTGCGTCGCAGGAATGGGTCTTCATGCCACAGGTGAGACAGATAGCCTCTGCCGTCATGGGTGTTGCCCAGGCCCAGGGAACCTCGACAACACTTGATAAGCTGGATTTTTTTATGATCGGCCTTGCCGGATTTGTCGATATGGCCTGCAACTATCTCCAGGTCGCCAGGAAGGACGGCATCCTACGGGAGCTTCCGCTGGACGTGCTTGAAAAATACCTTGCGGTGATCGATGCTTTTGAGATGCTGTACGAAAGCAAGCTTCCCCGGCAGGTAGGGGCCTTGCGGATGAGGGAGTGGGATCTTCGCCCCGGTGAAATGCCCGATACGAGGACCGTGAGGGACCATGCCA
This genomic interval from Syntrophorhabdaceae bacterium contains the following:
- a CDS encoding ParB/RepB/Spo0J family partition protein; its protein translation is MEIGDIVVGKRHRKELGDMEDLKRSISELGLLQPIVIRKGTKELVAGYRRLKVLLELGITTLAEGTHVHIVDIDSLAHGEHDENICRKDFTISEKVAIFETVKEEQLRLGIERQIIAGGRGQSNSIAAGCFGVCSGGRINAPGTGDKRGGQARSHAAKAVGLHQNTLRKATEIVAAARKEPQRYAHLVREMDLTGKVEPVFQRYIQERSRASAGSNKLCPSLSRLLSDPESPVPDFLCSAMAHIPPDRQEDLTRRFAGIFHLVKRGDLDRGMKNSSCSRGAVRSSEDEIFRVLRDTLEKTETASQEWVFMPQVRQIASAVMGVAQAQGTSTTLDKLDFFMIGLAGFVDMACNYLQVARKDGILRELPLDVLEKYLAVIDAFEMLYESKLPRQVGALRMREWDLRPGEMPDTRTVRDHANAMKANEMITDAAEGGIPYYRSEIASFIQNLRDGAENLRLAHRAR